In one window of Leptospira sp. GIMC2001 DNA:
- the rfaD gene encoding ADP-glyceromanno-heptose 6-epimerase codes for MKEKMILVTGGAGLIGSACVSELNAQGQDRIFIVDHLARTEKWKNLTRLQYLDYMEKDDFINQCKSSPQFIENFSHILHLGACSATTEQDSTYLIRNNYEYTKILAQLAVKNSIPFVYASSAATYGEGENGYDDNQPIASLKPLNMYGYSKHMFDLYAEKTGIHKSITGLKYFNVFGYGEAHKADMRSLVLKGYEQILKTGKLKLFKSHRSDYKDGEQKRDFLYVVDAAKISLYFLFENRPGLYNVGRGIAESWNDLAAAMFTAMGRDINIEYIDMPESLIEKYQYYTCATTDKIKKAGYTYELTPLKKAVTEYIQTLSAYPV; via the coding sequence ATGAAAGAAAAAATGATTCTAGTTACTGGTGGAGCTGGCCTGATTGGAAGTGCTTGTGTATCCGAATTGAATGCACAGGGACAAGATCGTATATTTATAGTGGATCATCTGGCAAGAACAGAGAAGTGGAAAAATCTCACTCGCTTGCAATATTTAGATTATATGGAGAAGGATGATTTTATAAATCAATGCAAATCATCACCGCAATTTATTGAGAATTTTAGCCATATTCTTCATCTTGGTGCATGCTCCGCAACTACAGAACAGGATTCTACATATTTGATTCGTAATAATTATGAATATACGAAAATTCTTGCGCAACTCGCAGTTAAGAATTCTATTCCTTTTGTCTATGCATCCAGTGCTGCAACGTATGGAGAAGGGGAGAATGGCTATGATGACAATCAGCCGATTGCATCTTTGAAGCCATTGAATATGTACGGATATTCTAAACATATGTTTGATTTATATGCAGAAAAGACCGGAATTCATAAATCGATTACAGGACTTAAGTATTTTAATGTATTCGGATATGGTGAAGCTCATAAGGCTGATATGCGAAGCCTAGTTCTAAAAGGCTATGAACAAATTCTAAAAACAGGTAAATTGAAACTTTTCAAGAGCCACCGCAGTGACTACAAAGATGGCGAACAGAAAAGAGATTTTCTATATGTTGTTGACGCAGCAAAAATCAGTTTGTATTTTCTCTTCGAGAATAGACCAGGACTCTACAATGTGGGTCGTGGAATTGCGGAATCTTGGAATGATCTAGCGGCTGCCATGTTTACTGCCATGGGAAGAGATATCAATATTGAATATATAGATATGCCTGAATCCTTGATCGAAAAATACCAATACTATACATGCGCAACTACAGATAAGATCAAAAAAGCCGGTTATACCTATGAACTGACTCCACTTAAGAAAGCAGTCACTGAATACATTCAAACTTTGTCAGCTTATCCAGTGTAA
- the def gene encoding peptide deformylase — protein sequence MPIKKILRIGNPLLRQTSADVTEDEVNTKEFKKLIRDMFETMKYADGVGLAAPQVGILKKIVVIGNEPEPTRYKNAPEVPQQIILNPVIEHLTDDTDGFWEGCLSVPGMRGYVERPNRIRMTWRDEKFNEYSEEISGYKAIVLQHECDHLFGVLYVDRLKSPKLFGYNEEIDTLGKELD from the coding sequence ATGCCAATAAAGAAAATACTAAGAATTGGGAACCCGCTTCTCCGACAAACCAGCGCTGATGTCACTGAAGATGAAGTAAATACAAAAGAGTTCAAAAAATTGATCCGTGATATGTTTGAAACAATGAAGTATGCCGACGGTGTAGGACTTGCTGCACCACAAGTTGGGATACTTAAGAAAATTGTTGTAATCGGAAATGAACCAGAACCGACTCGTTATAAAAATGCTCCTGAAGTTCCGCAACAAATTATTCTCAACCCTGTTATCGAACACCTAACCGATGATACAGATGGATTCTGGGAAGGATGCTTGTCTGTTCCTGGAATGCGAGGTTATGTCGAAAGACCTAACCGAATTAGAATGACCTGGAGAGATGAGAAGTTCAATGAATATTCAGAAGAAATTTCTGGATACAAAGCTATTGTTCTCCAACATGAATGTGATCATTTATTTGGTGTTTTGTATGTAGATCGTCTGAAGAGTCCCAAGTTATTTGGCTACAATGAAGAAATCGATACACTTGGCAAAGAATTAGATTAA
- a CDS encoding efflux RND transporter permease subunit, whose protein sequence is MGSGLIQYFLDKSIFVNLLTILILMVGAFTATTMNREAFPNIDFDIVSVTTIYPGASPADVEKLVTKPLEDAILEVDGLKEFRSASLENRSGIIITIDPNVSDTDKVVDDIKSAVDRVTDLPDDAEDPLVTEITTARQPVIELDISANTKDGKVVLTQKELKDRAKILEERLKNLPGVARIVKRGWNDAEMHVDLKPEVMSFLSISSTQIVTALKNKNINFPGGNITGSNKEIIVRTVGEFDKPEEIEKVYIRTNDASRSILLKDVAKVSEDFVESEYLDKANGFTTIALTVVKREKADAITVVDEAKAIVDDFLLTYKEDVSVAFVNDLSKFIRRRLGVLLSNAVTGLILVTASLFVFLGWRMAIMTALGIPISFGMAFIAMNYLGVTLNLISMLGLIIVIGIIVDDAIIICENVYRYIEKGVPAYEAALRGTTEVVAPVTATITTTVAAFAPMLFMTGIFGKFIRVIPLVVILSLVSSLFEALFILPSHLYDISKKSNMQGEIKEESGTFHNFKSKVYLPILAVSLRNKYKTVLILVMVLIFSLIVQVFLGKFKLFPGAIETFQVKITGETGLSLEAMETFTKALEKEIDALEPGEVENYITRVGIIQKDPNDPFTKRGKNFAQIMVYLTPDDDRERSTEEIINIVRDKTVYLLNEKALALRLEAENRERENLKKKGKEVPEAVSFDLDGPKEFSNLRGQLVNLEFEKLAGGPPVGKPIAIEIKGDDFATLQAIASEYKAVLSQIEGITDIGDDFVEGKDEVRVYVDESLASFAGVSVIQIATAINTAYQGTVATKIKRADEEVDVRVRFPQAFRNSLDSLKNIFVNNLAGNLIPVSKLIRYERSPGRASINHLDGKRLITVTANLDESVVTPREANAKAIKLSKNIIDKFPGYTSRFSGENKDTEESLASLGRAFLVGLLIIFMILASLFRSILQPFIVMSAIPFSIIGVIIAFAFHGESFSFLAFLGVVGLAGVVVNDSIVLVDCANGIRNEHPEKSIYEILIETGSIRLRAVVLTTVTTVLGLLPTAYGIGGKDPFLVPMALAFGWGLVFASVITLIVVPVFYRILFDSRVALSKLLGRFKKTYTG, encoded by the coding sequence ATGGGATCTGGCCTTATACAATATTTTTTAGACAAAAGTATTTTTGTTAATTTATTGACCATTCTAATACTAATGGTAGGTGCGTTTACGGCAACTACTATGAATCGGGAAGCATTTCCCAATATAGATTTCGATATAGTTTCTGTAACCACTATCTATCCGGGAGCATCGCCTGCGGATGTAGAAAAGCTAGTCACCAAACCATTGGAAGATGCAATTCTAGAAGTGGATGGACTCAAAGAATTCAGATCCGCATCACTCGAAAATCGTTCTGGAATCATAATCACAATAGATCCCAATGTGAGTGATACCGACAAAGTAGTAGATGATATCAAATCTGCTGTTGACCGTGTTACCGATCTTCCCGATGACGCAGAAGATCCTTTGGTAACCGAAATTACCACAGCAAGACAGCCTGTAATTGAATTGGATATTTCTGCAAATACAAAAGACGGCAAAGTTGTCCTCACGCAAAAAGAACTAAAAGATCGCGCAAAGATATTAGAAGAAAGGCTTAAGAACTTACCAGGCGTTGCTCGAATTGTAAAACGAGGTTGGAATGATGCAGAGATGCATGTTGATCTAAAGCCTGAAGTAATGAGTTTTCTTTCAATTTCAAGTACACAGATCGTTACAGCTCTGAAGAATAAAAATATAAATTTCCCTGGTGGAAACATTACAGGTTCGAACAAAGAAATTATCGTAAGAACGGTTGGGGAATTCGACAAACCAGAAGAAATCGAAAAAGTTTATATTCGTACCAATGATGCAAGTAGATCGATTCTTCTAAAAGATGTTGCTAAGGTTTCAGAAGATTTTGTGGAAAGTGAATACTTGGATAAAGCAAATGGCTTTACGACCATAGCTCTCACAGTTGTAAAAAGAGAAAAGGCGGATGCGATAACTGTCGTTGATGAGGCGAAAGCGATAGTAGATGATTTTCTATTGACCTATAAAGAAGATGTGAGTGTTGCATTCGTGAATGATCTATCCAAGTTCATTCGAAGAAGATTGGGAGTCTTGCTTTCTAATGCTGTTACTGGATTGATATTGGTTACTGCATCATTGTTTGTTTTCCTTGGTTGGAGAATGGCAATCATGACAGCTCTTGGGATTCCTATTTCCTTCGGAATGGCATTTATTGCTATGAACTACTTAGGTGTAACCTTGAATTTGATCTCCATGTTAGGTCTAATCATTGTTATTGGTATCATTGTAGATGATGCAATTATTATATGCGAAAACGTATATCGCTATATTGAGAAAGGTGTTCCAGCCTATGAAGCAGCACTAAGAGGAACAACAGAAGTAGTTGCACCGGTTACTGCAACCATCACAACAACGGTTGCTGCCTTTGCTCCGATGCTTTTTATGACAGGAATTTTCGGAAAATTCATCCGAGTGATTCCTTTGGTCGTAATCCTTTCTCTTGTATCATCTCTATTCGAAGCTCTGTTTATTCTACCATCCCATCTCTATGATATTAGTAAGAAATCCAATATGCAAGGTGAGATAAAGGAAGAAAGCGGAACCTTCCATAATTTCAAATCAAAGGTTTATCTACCTATCCTTGCGGTATCATTGCGTAATAAATACAAAACAGTTTTGATACTTGTGATGGTTTTGATATTCAGTTTAATTGTTCAAGTATTCCTTGGCAAATTCAAATTGTTCCCAGGTGCAATTGAGACTTTTCAAGTTAAAATTACCGGCGAAACAGGACTGAGTCTTGAAGCTATGGAAACTTTTACCAAGGCACTGGAAAAAGAAATCGACGCACTTGAGCCAGGCGAAGTAGAAAATTATATTACCCGTGTTGGAATCATACAAAAAGATCCGAACGATCCGTTCACAAAACGAGGCAAAAATTTCGCACAAATCATGGTTTATCTCACGCCCGATGATGACCGTGAACGATCAACCGAAGAAATTATAAATATAGTTCGTGATAAAACCGTTTATCTTTTGAATGAGAAAGCTCTGGCTCTGCGACTTGAAGCAGAAAACCGCGAAAGAGAAAACCTAAAGAAAAAAGGTAAAGAAGTTCCCGAAGCAGTGAGTTTTGATTTGGATGGACCAAAAGAGTTTTCCAATCTGCGTGGCCAGTTGGTGAATTTGGAATTTGAGAAGCTAGCCGGAGGACCACCTGTTGGTAAACCGATAGCAATTGAAATAAAGGGTGATGATTTTGCAACTCTTCAAGCGATTGCAAGTGAATACAAAGCTGTATTATCGCAAATAGAAGGCATTACTGATATCGGTGATGATTTCGTTGAAGGTAAAGATGAAGTTCGAGTGTATGTGGACGAGTCTCTTGCTTCATTTGCAGGTGTGTCTGTGATTCAAATTGCGACTGCCATCAATACCGCCTATCAAGGAACAGTGGCAACGAAGATCAAACGAGCAGATGAAGAAGTCGATGTGCGAGTTCGTTTTCCTCAGGCGTTTCGAAATTCTCTTGATTCTCTGAAGAATATATTTGTAAATAATCTAGCCGGTAACCTAATTCCAGTATCCAAACTCATTCGTTACGAAAGATCTCCAGGTAGAGCATCCATCAATCACTTAGATGGCAAAAGATTGATTACAGTCACAGCAAACTTGGACGAATCTGTAGTTACTCCGCGAGAAGCGAATGCAAAGGCGATTAAGCTTTCCAAAAATATCATTGATAAATTCCCTGGATACACTTCAAGATTTTCCGGAGAGAACAAAGATACAGAAGAATCTTTGGCGTCCCTCGGTCGGGCGTTCTTGGTTGGATTGCTAATTATCTTTATGATACTCGCATCACTATTCCGATCTATCCTCCAGCCATTTATTGTGATGAGTGCAATTCCTTTCTCGATTATAGGTGTGATCATTGCCTTTGCTTTTCATGGAGAATCGTTTTCTTTTCTCGCCTTCCTCGGTGTAGTGGGTCTTGCGGGAGTTGTGGTGAATGATTCAATTGTTCTCGTGGATTGTGCAAACGGAATTCGTAATGAACATCCAGAAAAATCAATCTATGAAATACTGATAGAAACTGGATCGATTCGATTGCGAGCCGTAGTACTCACTACCGTTACAACAGTTCTTGGCTTACTTCCAACTGCTTATGGAATTGGAGGTAAGGATCCCTTCTTGGTTCCGATGGCATTGGCTTTTGGATGGGGACTAGTCTTTGCATCGGTAATCACCTTGATAGTGGTTCCTGTTTTCTACCGAATCCTTTTTGATTCGAGAGTTGCCCTATCCAAATTGCTCGGCAGATTTAAAAAGACTTACACTGGATAA